The Micromonospora sp. WMMD961 genome has a segment encoding these proteins:
- the der gene encoding ribosome biogenesis GTPase Der, producing MSSDPGGWVELREPDVAVEEPSGPQPVVAVVGRPNVGKSTLVNRIIGRRQAVVEDVPGVTRDRVPYDAQWNGRAFTVVDTGGWEPDAKDRAAAIAAQAETAVVTADVVLFVVDAMVGSTDVDEAAVKMLRRSAKPVILVANKADNNSIEMEATSLWSLGLGEPFPVSALHGRGSGDLLDAILAALPEAPAIVENRPRGPRRVALVGRPNVGKSSLLNRFSGEERAVVDSVAGTTVDPVDSLVEIGGQTWQLVDTAGLRKRVGKASGTEYYASLRTAGAIEAAEVAVVLLDSSEPISEQDQRILSMVTESGRALVIAFNKWDLVDADRRYYLDKEIDRELRRIPWAIRLNLSAMTGRAVDKLAPALNKALASWETRVPTAQLNQWLTALVQATPHPVRGGRAPRILFATQAGVAPPRFVLFTTGPLDAGYQRFVERKLREEFGYEGSPIEISVRPRKKLGPGGRGKAHG from the coding sequence ATGAGTAGCGATCCAGGCGGGTGGGTCGAGCTGCGGGAGCCCGACGTCGCCGTCGAGGAACCGAGCGGCCCGCAGCCGGTGGTGGCCGTGGTCGGTCGCCCCAACGTGGGCAAGTCCACTCTGGTCAACCGGATCATCGGCCGCCGACAGGCGGTCGTCGAGGACGTCCCGGGTGTGACCCGGGACCGGGTGCCGTACGACGCGCAGTGGAACGGCCGGGCGTTCACCGTGGTGGACACCGGGGGCTGGGAGCCGGACGCGAAGGACCGCGCCGCGGCCATCGCGGCGCAGGCCGAGACGGCGGTCGTCACCGCCGACGTGGTGCTCTTCGTGGTCGACGCGATGGTGGGCTCCACCGACGTGGACGAGGCCGCGGTGAAGATGCTGCGCCGCAGCGCCAAGCCGGTGATCCTGGTGGCGAACAAGGCCGACAACAACTCCATCGAGATGGAGGCCACCTCGCTGTGGTCCCTCGGCCTCGGTGAACCGTTCCCGGTGTCCGCGCTGCACGGGCGAGGCTCCGGCGACCTGCTGGACGCCATCCTCGCCGCGCTGCCGGAGGCACCGGCGATCGTGGAGAACCGTCCGCGCGGGCCGCGCCGGGTGGCGCTGGTCGGGCGGCCGAACGTGGGCAAGTCCAGCCTGCTCAACCGGTTCTCCGGCGAGGAGCGGGCGGTCGTCGACTCGGTGGCGGGCACCACTGTGGACCCGGTGGACAGCCTGGTCGAGATCGGCGGACAGACCTGGCAGCTGGTCGACACGGCCGGGCTGCGTAAGCGGGTCGGCAAGGCCAGCGGCACCGAGTACTACGCCAGCCTGCGTACCGCCGGCGCGATCGAGGCCGCCGAGGTGGCCGTGGTGCTGCTCGACTCCAGCGAGCCGATCAGCGAGCAGGACCAGCGGATCCTGTCGATGGTGACCGAGTCGGGCCGGGCGCTGGTCATCGCGTTCAACAAGTGGGACCTGGTCGACGCCGACCGTCGGTACTACCTGGACAAGGAGATCGACCGGGAGCTGCGCCGCATCCCCTGGGCGATCCGGCTGAACCTGTCCGCGATGACCGGGCGTGCGGTGGACAAGCTGGCCCCGGCCCTGAACAAGGCCCTGGCCAGCTGGGAGACCCGGGTTCCGACCGCGCAGCTCAACCAGTGGCTGACCGCGCTGGTGCAGGCCACCCCGCACCCGGTGCGCGGTGGACGGGCGCCGCGCATCCTGTTCGCCACCCAGGCCGGTGTGGCGCCGCCACGGTTCGTGCTCTTCACCACCGGCCCACTGGACGCCGGCTACCAGCGCTTCGTCGAGCGCAAGCTCCGTGAGGAATTCGGGTACGAGGGCAGCCCGATCGAGATCTCGGTCCGCCCGAGGAAGAAGCTGGGCCCCGGCGGCCGAGGCAAGGCACACGGCTGA
- the cmk gene encoding (d)CMP kinase, which yields MEENVRAGRCVVAVDGPSGSGKSTVSRRLAASIGARYLDTGAMYRAITWAVLRSGVDLTDAASVTKVAGEVDLRIGTDPQGYAVTVDGVGVEAEIRGAEVTGAVSAVAAVPAVRELLVARQREMIANAGRMVVEGRDIGSVVAPDADLKVFLTASEAARAARRSAEDAADVAATAADLARRDRLDSTRKVNPLAQAPDAVVLDTTELGIDEVVARLSDLLTERGVA from the coding sequence GTGGAGGAAAACGTACGGGCCGGGCGATGTGTGGTCGCTGTGGACGGGCCGTCCGGTTCGGGTAAGTCCACCGTGTCGCGGCGGCTCGCCGCCAGCATCGGTGCGCGCTACCTCGACACCGGCGCGATGTACCGGGCGATCACGTGGGCCGTGCTGCGCTCCGGCGTGGACCTCACCGACGCCGCGTCGGTGACGAAGGTCGCCGGCGAGGTCGACCTGCGCATCGGCACCGACCCCCAGGGGTACGCCGTGACCGTCGACGGTGTCGGCGTGGAAGCCGAGATCCGGGGCGCCGAGGTGACCGGGGCGGTCTCCGCTGTCGCCGCGGTGCCGGCGGTCCGCGAGCTGCTGGTCGCCCGCCAACGCGAGATGATCGCCAACGCTGGTCGGATGGTGGTCGAAGGCCGTGACATCGGCTCGGTCGTGGCGCCGGACGCCGACCTGAAGGTCTTCCTGACCGCCTCCGAGGCGGCCCGCGCCGCCCGGCGCAGCGCCGAGGACGCCGCCGACGTCGCGGCCACCGCCGCCGACCTGGCGCGACGGGACCGGCTCGACTCGACCCGCAAGGTCAACCCGTTGGCGCAGGCGCCCGACGCCGTGGTGCTCGACACCACCGAGCTGGGCATCGACGAGGTCGTGGCACGACTGAGCGACCTGCTCACCGAGCGGGGTGTGGCGTGA